The Miscanthus floridulus cultivar M001 chromosome 7, ASM1932011v1, whole genome shotgun sequence genome includes a region encoding these proteins:
- the LOC136467809 gene encoding G-type lectin S-receptor-like serine/threonine-protein kinase At5g35370, with product MPPTRLHLAVLLLLGVALNRARGGRVATELLTPDFTASYLLFQDSYGAFLESPSGAFHAVVYNPGDQLERFYLAVLHAPSKTCVWVANRDAPITDRSAPLQLTANGISIEDPNGTTIWSTPPFETPVAALRLDDHGNLALLDARNATLWQSFDRPTDSIVSSQRFPAGAFLASAASDSDFSEGDYRLNVTAADVLLTWMGSMYWRLSNDARSTVDRSGTVVYMAVNGTGLYLLAADGGVVIQVSLPAAELRVVRLGYDGKLQIESFASANSSNSPMDGGFVAPSDGCALPLSCGALGLCTAKGCTCPPLFAASRDGGCTPSDGSAPLSVSSCGSTGGGGNNSLPVSYFSLGNGVEYFANKLAPPPVSGDNVSSCQTLCTSNCSCLGYFYDNSALSCYLVQHQLGSFMNADSTKASDKLGYIKVQSSQLSRPSSNSSSESTLIAILLPTMVAFVLIVVVSATVIRAWRKEVGRSSRSGDQQLRRQRSPSDSAHLVRDIDDDDDDIVIPGLPTRFTHDEIEDMTNSFRIKIGAGGFGAVYKGELPDGSEVAVKRIEGVGMQGKREFCTEIAVIGNIHHINLVHLRGFCTQGQRRLLVYEYMNRGSLDRSLFRPTGPLLEWKERMDVAVGAARGLAYLHFGCDQRIIHCDVKPENILLADGGQVKIADFGLAKFLTPEQSGLFTTMRGTRGYLAPEWLSNTAITDRTDVYSFGMVLLELVRGRKNRSEHVSDGGGEGSNSSNGKTGSSSRGAKSDYFPLAALEGHEAGHYAELADPRLQGRVVAEEVERVVKVALCCLHEDPHLRPSMAVVVGMLEGSMALWEPRVQSLGFLRLYGRGFSGPADGGGSDMNLKHKVSPMGRSGTTTSTTMSGWPSYLSSSQLSGPR from the coding sequence ATGCCGCCGACGCGTCTCCACCTCGCCGTCTTGCTCCTCCTCGGCGTCGCCTTGAACCGGGCGCGCGGCGGCAGGGTCGCCACGGAGCTCCTCACCCCGGACTTCACGGCGTCGTACCTGCTCTTCCAAGACAGCTACGGCGCGTTCCTCGAGTCACCGAGCGGCGCGTTCCACGCCGTGGTCTACAACCCGGGGGACCAGCTGGAGCGGTTCTACCTCGCCGTGCTCCACGCGCCGTCCAAAACCTGCGTCTGGGTCGCCAACCGCGACGCGCCCATCACCGACCGCTCCGCTCCGCTGCAGCTCACGGCCAACGGCATCTCCATCGAGGACCCCAACGGCACCACCATTTGGTCCACGCCGCCGTTCGAGACTCCCGTGGCTGCTCTCCGGCTCGACGACCACGGCAACCTCGCGCTGCTCGACGCGAGGAACGCCACGCTGTGGCAGTCCTTCGACCGCCCCACCGACTCGATCGTGTCGTCGCAGCGGTTTCCCGCGGGGGCTTTCCTGGCGTCCGCCGCCTCGGACTCCGACTTCTCCGAGGGGGACTACCGGCTCAACGTGACGGCGGCCGATGTGCTGCTCACGTGGATGGGCTCCATGTACTGGCGGCTCTCGAACGACGCCCGCTCCACCGTGGACCGAAGCGGCACCGTTGTGTACATGGCCGTGAACGGCACTGGGCTGTACCTGCTCGCGGCGGACGGCGGGGTCGTCATCCAGGTCTCGTTGCCTGCAGCCGAGCTGCGAGTTGTTAGGCTGGGATATGATGGGAAGCTGCAAATCGAAAGCTTCGCGTCGGCGAACTCATCTAACTCGCCGATGGATGGCGGGTTCGTGGCGCCGAGCGATGGATGCGCTCTGCCCCTCTCCTGTGGCGCGCTGGGGCTCTGCACGGCAAAGGGGTGCACGTGCCCGCCCTTGTTCGCGGCGTCGCGCGACGGTGGTTGCACGCCGTCTGACGGCTCCGCCCCGCTGTCCGTCTCCTCATGCGGCAGCACTGGTGGCGGTGGCAATAACAGCTTGCCGGTCTCGTACTTCAGCCTTGGCAATGGCGTCGAGTACTTCGCTAACAAGCTGGCGCCGCCGCCCGTGTCCGGCGACAACGTTTCCTCATGCCAGACTCTGTGTACCAGCAACTGCTCATGCCTCGGTTACTTCTACGACAACTCGGCGTTGTCCTGCTACTTGGTGCAGCACCAGCTCGGTTCCTTCATGAATGCCGACTCCACTAAAGCCTCCGACAAGCTCGGCTACATCAAGGTCCAGAGCTCGCAGCTATCGAGACCATCGAGCAATTCGTCCTCAGAAAGCACCCTCATTGCCATCCTCCTCCCAACAATGGTCGCGTTTGtgctcatcgtcgtcgtcagcgCTACCGTGATCAGGGCGTGGCGTAAGGAAGTGGGGCGCTCGTCGCGCTCCGGAGATCAGCAGCTCCGGCGGCAGCGCTCGCCGTCGGACTCAGCGCACCTGGTGCGGGATattgacgatgacgacgacgacatcgTGATCCCTGGCCTCCCCACCAGGTTCACGCACGACGAGATCGAGGACATGACCAACAGCTTCCGCATCAAGATCGGCGCCGGCGGGTTCGGCGCCGTGTACAAAGGCGAGCTCCCGGACGGCTCGGAGGTGGCCGTGAAGAGGATCGAGGGCGTCGGGATGCAGGGCAAGCGCGAGTTCTGCACCGAGATCGCCGTCATTGGCAACATCCACCACATCAACCTCGTCCACCTCCGCGGCTTTTGCACCCAGGGCCAGCGCCGCCTCCTCGTGTATGAGTACATGAACCGCGGCTCCCTCGACCGGTCGCTGTTCCGGCCCACCGGCCCTCTGCTGGAGTGGAAGGAGCGGATGGACGTCGCCGTCGGGGCGGCGAGGGGCCTGGCGTACCTCCACTTCGGCTGCGACCAGAGGATCATCCACTGCGACGTCAAGCCCGAGAACATCCTGCTCGCAGACGGCGGCCAGGTGAAGATCGCCGACTTCGGGCTCGCGAAATTCCTCACGCCGGAGCAGTCCGGCCTCTTCACGACGATGAGGGGCACGCGCGGGTACCTCGCGCCGGAGTGGCTCAGCAACACCGCCATCACCGACCGCAccgacgtgtacagcttcggaATGGTGCTCCTGGAGCTGGTGCGCGGTCGCAAAAACCGCAGCGAGCACGtaagcgacggcggcggcgagggctcCAATTCCTCGAACGGGAAAACGGGCAGCTCGTCGCGCGGCGCCAAGAGCGACTACTTCCCGCTCGCTGCCCTGGAGGGGCACGAGGCCGGGCACTACGCGGAGCTGGCCGACCCTCGGCTACAGGGGCGGGTGGTTGCCGAGGAAGTGGAGAGGGTGGTGAAGGTGGCGCTGTGCTGCCTCCACGAGGACCCACACCTGCGGCCGAGCATGGCGGTCGTGGTCGGCATGCTGGAGGGCAGCATGGCGCTGTGGGAGCCGCGCGTGCAGTCGCTCGGGTTCCTCAGGCTGTACGGCCGGGGGTTTTCTGGGCCAGCGGACGGCGGAGGCAGCGACATGAATCTGAAGCATAAGGTGTCCCCCATGGGCCGGTCAGGGACGACGACGTCAACGACGATGAGCGGGTGGCCGTCGTACCTGTCGTCATCTCAGCTCTCCGGGCCCAGATAG